A single genomic interval of Mangifera indica cultivar Alphonso chromosome 5, CATAS_Mindica_2.1, whole genome shotgun sequence harbors:
- the LOC123216257 gene encoding heavy metal-associated isoprenylated plant protein 16-like, translated as MKQKVVIKVTSMNGQKSRSKALQIVVGGFGVESVAFKGDDKTQIEVTGDGMDAVALTSLLRKKMGYAEIVSLGPVAAEGKKDKDKAEKGNDPKIQSQEVWPCHGGVPHYVFIPAPPCECDPYYNPCSIM; from the exons ATGAAG CAAAAGGTGGTGATCAAGGTGACTTCAATGAATGGACAAAAGTCACGCTCCAAGGCCTTGCAGATTGTAGTGGGGGGTTTTGGGGTGGAATCAGTGGCTTTTAAAGGAGATGACAAGACTCAGATAGAGGTAACTGGTGACGGGATGGACGCTGTTGCTCTTACAAGTTTGTTAAGAAAGAAGATGGGCTATGCAGAGATTGTGAGCCTTGGCCCTGTAGCTGCTGAAGGAaagaaagacaaagacaaagcaGAGAAAGGAAATGATCCTAAGATACAGAGCCAGGAGGTGTGGCCTTGTCATGGCGGTGTGCCTCACTACGTGTTTATTCCTGCTCCACCCTGTGAGTGTGACCCTTATTATAATCCTTGCTCCATCATGTGA